The Micromonospora krabiensis genome window below encodes:
- a CDS encoding diacylglycerol/lipid kinase family protein: MRAVLVVNPKATTTSERSRDVLVRALRSEVDLSVRYTRRRGHATALAREAAEEGVDVVVTLGGDGTVNEVVNGLMTAQPPTAPGALTPAERLPALATVPGGSTNVFARALGLPREWPDGTSMILEGLRLGRYRTIGLGRADDRYFTFCAGFGLDAAVIHRVEQARRKGRVSSPGLYLRAILGQYFFASDRRHPAISLERPGEPVEGELATAIIQNTAPWTYVGDREVNPNPKASFDLGLDVLAFRQLRVPSTTRTVTQFLSRHPDPHGRQVLRLHDVAEFTLLSARPQAFQLDGDYLGEREKVRFTSVPAALRVIC, encoded by the coding sequence ATGCGGGCCGTCCTGGTGGTCAATCCGAAGGCCACCACCACGAGCGAGCGCAGCCGGGACGTGCTGGTCCGGGCGCTGCGCAGCGAAGTCGACCTCTCCGTCCGGTACACCCGACGGCGCGGGCACGCGACCGCGCTGGCCCGGGAGGCGGCCGAGGAGGGGGTCGACGTCGTTGTCACCCTGGGTGGCGACGGCACGGTGAACGAGGTCGTGAACGGCCTCATGACCGCCCAACCGCCGACGGCGCCCGGCGCCCTGACCCCGGCCGAGCGGCTGCCCGCGCTGGCCACCGTTCCCGGGGGGTCGACGAACGTCTTCGCGCGGGCGCTGGGCCTGCCCCGGGAGTGGCCCGACGGCACCAGCATGATCCTGGAGGGTCTGCGCCTGGGGCGCTACCGCACGATCGGGCTGGGCCGCGCCGACGACCGCTACTTCACCTTCTGCGCCGGCTTCGGGCTGGACGCCGCGGTGATCCACCGGGTCGAACAGGCCCGGCGGAAGGGGCGGGTCTCCAGCCCCGGGCTCTATCTGCGCGCGATCCTGGGGCAGTACTTCTTCGCCTCGGACCGGCGGCACCCGGCGATCAGCCTGGAGCGACCCGGCGAGCCGGTGGAGGGCGAGCTGGCGACGGCCATCATCCAGAACACCGCGCCGTGGACGTACGTGGGTGACCGCGAGGTCAACCCGAACCCGAAGGCGTCGTTCGACCTGGGGCTCGACGTGCTCGCGTTCCGTCAGCTCCGGGTGCCCAGCACGACACGGACAGTCACCCAGTTTCTGTCCCGGCACCCCGATCCTCATGGTCGCCAGGTGTTGCGACTTCATGACGTTGCGGAGTTCACGCTGCTCTCCGCCCGTCCGCAGGCATTCCAACTGGACGGCGACTATCTCGGCGAGCGGGAGAAAGTCAGATTCACCTCCGTTCCCGCCGCACTGAGAGTAATCTGCTAG
- a CDS encoding ATP-binding protein, translated as MTQLTGRPATDDDIVHLTVPADGGYLSVLRTATAGLAARLQFALDEIEDLRIAVDEACAMLLAIATPAAELECRFSVTEDALTVEVTVPTAPGAKLPAESSFAWKVLTALTTSASASAADGRASISLLTRRSAGY; from the coding sequence GTGACTCAACTGACCGGCCGGCCGGCCACCGACGACGACATCGTGCACCTCACCGTGCCCGCCGACGGCGGTTACCTGAGCGTGCTCCGCACCGCCACCGCCGGCCTGGCGGCCCGGTTGCAGTTCGCGCTCGACGAGATCGAGGACCTGCGCATCGCGGTCGACGAGGCCTGCGCGATGCTGCTCGCCATCGCCACTCCGGCCGCCGAGCTGGAGTGTCGGTTCTCGGTGACCGAGGATGCGCTGACCGTCGAGGTCACGGTCCCGACGGCGCCCGGGGCGAAGCTTCCCGCCGAGTCGTCGTTCGCCTGGAAGGTGCTCACCGCGCTGACCACGTCGGCGTCGGCGAGCGCCGCGGACGGGCGGGCGTCCATCTCCCTGTTGACCCGCCGCTCCGCCGGCTACTGA
- a CDS encoding GNAT family N-acetyltransferase, translating to MVHELAAYERAPDECHLTEAQLTAALFGPAPALYGHLAVDADDEAVGFALWFLNFSTWAGVHGIYLEDLYVRPAARGTGAGRMLLATLAAICVERGYRRLEWWMIDWNPAAGFYAAIGAEKLDEWVPYRLSGAALDDLARQAEPAPTRSAG from the coding sequence ATGGTTCACGAACTCGCGGCGTACGAACGCGCACCCGACGAGTGTCACCTCACCGAGGCGCAGCTGACCGCCGCCCTGTTCGGCCCCGCTCCCGCCCTGTACGGGCACTTGGCGGTGGACGCCGACGACGAGGCGGTCGGCTTCGCGCTCTGGTTCCTCAACTTCTCCACCTGGGCCGGCGTGCACGGCATCTACCTGGAGGACCTCTACGTCCGCCCCGCGGCCCGCGGCACCGGCGCCGGCCGGATGCTGCTGGCCACCCTCGCCGCGATCTGTGTCGAGCGTGGCTACCGCCGGCTGGAGTGGTGGATGATCGACTGGAATCCGGCGGCCGGTTTCTATGCCGCGATCGGCGCGGAGAAGCTCGACGAGTGGGTTCCCTACCGGCTCAGCGGGGCCGCCCTGGACGACCTGGCCCGCCAGGCCGAGCCCGCCCCCACCCGTTCGGCGGGCTGA
- the sodN gene encoding superoxide dismutase, Ni, which produces MRLPRILTPRVTASAHCDLPCGVYDPAQARIEAESVKMICEKYQANTDPEFRSRAIIIKEQRAELVKHHLWVLWTDYFKPAHFEKYPQLHQLFNEATKLAGAGGVKGSLDPATADQLLQKIDEIAKIFWETKKA; this is translated from the coding sequence ATGCGACTTCCGCGCATCCTTACGCCCCGTGTCACGGCCAGCGCCCACTGCGACCTGCCGTGCGGTGTGTACGACCCGGCGCAGGCCCGGATCGAGGCCGAGTCGGTCAAAATGATCTGCGAGAAGTACCAGGCGAACACCGACCCGGAGTTCCGCTCGCGCGCCATCATCATCAAGGAGCAGCGCGCCGAGCTGGTCAAGCACCACCTGTGGGTGCTGTGGACGGACTACTTCAAGCCCGCCCACTTCGAGAAGTACCCGCAGCTGCACCAGCTCTTCAACGAGGCCACCAAGCTCGCCGGCGCCGGCGGCGTGAAGGGCAGCCTCGACCCGGCGACCGCCGACCAGCTGCTGCAGAAGATCGACGAGATCGCCAAGATCTTCTGGGAGACCAAGAAGGCGTGA
- a CDS encoding S24/S26 family peptidase: MVGSHPAEASRLRRPLTAVLVTGPSMAPTLRHGDAVLVRSGGRPVRPGDVVVAVFRTRPDLLVVKRAVRPQDGGWWLRGDNDLVTDDSRAYGVADVRGRVVLRYWPRPGRVRSRAL; this comes from the coding sequence ATGGTCGGCAGTCACCCGGCGGAGGCGTCCCGGCTGCGGCGGCCCCTGACCGCCGTCCTGGTGACCGGTCCGTCCATGGCGCCCACGCTGCGGCACGGCGACGCGGTGCTGGTGCGGTCGGGCGGGCGGCCGGTGCGTCCCGGGGACGTGGTGGTGGCCGTCTTCCGCACGCGCCCCGACCTGCTCGTCGTCAAACGGGCGGTACGACCCCAGGACGGCGGTTGGTGGCTGCGCGGCGACAACGACCTGGTGACCGACGACTCGCGGGCGTACGGCGTGGCCGACGTGCGGGGACGCGTGGTGCTGCGGTACTGGCCCCGGCCCGGACGGGTGCGCTCCAGGGCTTTATGA
- a CDS encoding NAD(P)-dependent malic enzyme — MSSSIVDPADPVFRLHRGGKMAVASTVPLTSREDLSLAYTPGVARVCEAIAAEPALVADYTWVSHTVAVVTDGSAVLGLGNIGPRAAMPVMEGKAVLFKQFGGVDAVPVCLDTQDVDEIVATVRALAPSFGGINLEDISAPRCFEVERRLDEALDIPVFHDDQHGTAIVVLAALRNAAALLNRKLGDLRVAVSGAGAAGVAVTKMLVAGGVNPDQVAVCDSKGILGRHRTDLNGTKAELAAMTNADGRTGDVTEALRGADVLIGVSGGQIPEEAVAGMAPGGIVFALANPTPEVHPEVAARHVAVVATGRSDYPNQINNVLAFPGVFRGALDARATRITDLMKVAAADAIAGVVAESLTAEAIVPSPLDPRVAPAVAEAVAEAARRDGVARA, encoded by the coding sequence ATGTCTTCGTCCATCGTGGACCCCGCCGATCCCGTCTTCCGGCTGCACCGGGGCGGCAAGATGGCCGTCGCCTCGACGGTGCCGCTCACCAGCCGGGAGGACCTCTCGCTCGCGTACACCCCGGGGGTGGCCCGGGTGTGTGAGGCGATCGCCGCCGAGCCGGCCCTGGTGGCCGACTACACCTGGGTGTCGCACACCGTCGCGGTGGTGACCGACGGGTCGGCGGTGCTCGGGCTCGGCAACATCGGCCCCCGCGCGGCGATGCCGGTCATGGAGGGCAAGGCGGTCCTGTTCAAGCAGTTCGGCGGCGTGGACGCCGTTCCGGTGTGTCTGGACACGCAGGACGTGGACGAGATCGTCGCGACGGTGCGGGCGCTGGCGCCGTCGTTCGGTGGGATCAACCTGGAGGACATCAGCGCGCCGCGCTGCTTCGAGGTGGAGCGCCGGCTCGACGAGGCGCTGGACATCCCGGTCTTCCACGACGACCAGCACGGCACCGCGATCGTGGTGCTCGCCGCGCTGCGCAACGCGGCGGCCCTGCTCAACCGCAAGCTCGGCGACCTGCGGGTGGCCGTGAGCGGCGCGGGCGCGGCCGGTGTCGCGGTCACCAAGATGCTCGTCGCGGGCGGGGTGAACCCCGACCAGGTGGCGGTCTGCGACTCCAAGGGGATCCTCGGCCGGCACCGCACCGACCTGAACGGCACGAAGGCCGAGTTGGCCGCGATGACCAACGCCGACGGTCGCACCGGGGACGTCACCGAGGCGCTGCGCGGCGCGGACGTGCTCATCGGCGTGTCCGGCGGGCAGATTCCGGAGGAGGCGGTCGCCGGGATGGCCCCGGGTGGGATCGTCTTCGCGCTGGCCAACCCGACCCCCGAGGTCCACCCCGAGGTGGCGGCCCGGCACGTCGCGGTCGTCGCCACCGGCCGCAGCGACTACCCCAACCAGATCAACAACGTGCTCGCCTTCCCCGGCGTGTTCCGGGGCGCGCTCGACGCCCGGGCCACCCGGATCACCGACCTGATGAAGGTGGCCGCGGCGGACGCCATCGCGGGGGTGGTCGCCGAGTCGCTGACCGCCGAGGCGATCGTCCCGTCGCCGCTGGACCCGCGGGTCGCCCCCGCGGTGGCGGAGGCCGTCGCCGAGGCGGCCCGCCGCGACGGCGTCGCCCGCGCCTGA
- a CDS encoding zinc-binding dehydrogenase, with the protein MRAAFASRFDDAAPLAALTVGERPEPVHPDDDWVTVEVRASSLNHHDLWSLRGVGLTEAQLPMILGCDAAGLDPDGNEVVVYPVVPTAGDPRGVSILSEHFPGTLAERVAVPRANLVPLPEGLSLTDAACLPTAWLTAWRMLTTKGRVEDADAVLVQGAGGGVATAAVALAVAMGKRVYATSRDAAKRDRIAGLGATAVEPGARLPERVDVVIETVGAATFDHSLKSAAPMARIVVSGATAGHQPTVNLRRVFAMQLEILGTSMGTPGELYDLLAFCADRQVRPVVDSVVPFSKVEEAFARLHGGEIFGKIVVDHTV; encoded by the coding sequence ATGCGTGCCGCCTTCGCCTCCCGCTTCGACGACGCCGCCCCCCTCGCCGCGCTCACCGTCGGGGAGCGGCCCGAGCCGGTCCACCCCGACGACGACTGGGTGACCGTGGAGGTCCGGGCGAGCTCGCTCAACCACCACGACCTGTGGTCGCTGCGCGGCGTCGGCCTGACCGAGGCGCAGCTGCCGATGATTCTGGGCTGCGACGCCGCGGGCCTCGACCCGGACGGCAACGAGGTGGTCGTCTACCCGGTCGTCCCCACCGCGGGCGACCCGCGCGGTGTCTCCATCCTCTCCGAGCACTTCCCGGGCACGCTGGCCGAGCGGGTCGCCGTCCCGCGGGCCAACCTGGTGCCGCTGCCCGAGGGGCTGTCCCTCACCGACGCCGCCTGCCTGCCCACCGCCTGGCTGACGGCCTGGCGCATGCTCACCACGAAGGGCCGCGTGGAGGACGCCGACGCCGTGCTGGTGCAGGGTGCCGGCGGCGGCGTCGCGACGGCGGCCGTCGCACTCGCCGTGGCCATGGGCAAGCGGGTGTACGCGACCAGCCGCGACGCCGCCAAGCGGGACCGGATCGCCGGCCTGGGCGCGACGGCCGTCGAGCCGGGCGCCCGGCTGCCGGAGCGGGTGGACGTGGTGATCGAGACGGTCGGGGCGGCCACCTTCGACCACTCGCTGAAGTCGGCCGCGCCGATGGCCCGGATCGTCGTCTCCGGCGCGACCGCCGGTCACCAGCCGACCGTCAACCTGCGCCGGGTCTTCGCCATGCAGTTGGAGATCCTCGGCACCTCGATGGGCACCCCCGGCGAGCTGTACGACCTGCTCGCGTTCTGCGCCGACCGCCAGGTGCGCCCGGTGGTGGACAGCGTGGTGCCGTTCAGCAAGGTCGAGGAGGCGTTCGCCCGCCTGCACGGCGGGGAGATCTTCGGCAAGATCGTGGTGGACCACACGGTCTGA
- a CDS encoding alpha/beta hydrolase family protein, whose translation MSRRRTPALFTAAVLTAGLVGCSAPAPPAEPRNAPEPTTSATPTPRVPAGTAPAESFAVGVRQLKLNRDGDRPLPVTVWYPAAGSAGGAAKRSAEAAEGRFPVVMFSHGLGGRPDDYARLLTRWAAAGFVVAAPTFPHTSRGVEVNVLDVLNQPADVSYALTQVLALDGKAGDPLRGHLAADRVAAAGHSAGGVTTIGLFTAGRDERLDAGVVFAGTALGVGTAFAGAEAPQLFVHGQLDEVVEYAAGKAAYDAVPWPKAMLSLTKGDHGRALLSDGAALRLVSDTTVEFLRWSLYGDAAAKGRIPTDAARDGLATLDNHL comes from the coding sequence ATGTCCCGTCGCCGCACCCCCGCCCTGTTCACCGCCGCCGTGCTCACGGCCGGCCTGGTGGGCTGCTCGGCCCCCGCCCCGCCGGCCGAGCCGCGCAACGCCCCCGAGCCCACGACGAGCGCCACGCCGACTCCGCGGGTGCCCGCCGGCACCGCCCCGGCGGAGAGCTTCGCCGTCGGCGTACGGCAGCTGAAGCTGAACCGCGACGGCGACCGCCCGCTGCCGGTGACCGTCTGGTACCCGGCGGCCGGGTCGGCGGGCGGCGCGGCGAAGCGTTCGGCGGAGGCGGCGGAGGGCCGGTTCCCGGTGGTGATGTTCAGCCACGGCCTGGGCGGCCGGCCGGACGACTACGCGCGGCTGCTCACCCGCTGGGCGGCGGCCGGTTTCGTGGTGGCCGCGCCGACGTTCCCGCACACCTCACGGGGTGTGGAGGTCAACGTGCTGGACGTGCTCAACCAGCCGGCCGACGTGTCGTACGCGCTGACCCAGGTGCTCGCGCTCGACGGCAAGGCCGGTGACCCGTTGCGCGGTCACCTGGCCGCCGACCGGGTGGCCGCCGCCGGGCACTCGGCCGGCGGGGTGACCACCATCGGCCTGTTCACGGCGGGACGGGACGAGCGGCTGGACGCCGGCGTGGTGTTCGCCGGTACGGCGCTGGGCGTGGGCACCGCCTTCGCGGGCGCGGAGGCCCCGCAACTGTTCGTGCACGGCCAACTCGACGAGGTGGTGGAGTACGCGGCGGGCAAGGCGGCGTACGACGCGGTGCCCTGGCCGAAGGCGATGCTCAGCCTGACGAAGGGCGACCACGGCCGGGCGCTGCTGAGCGACGGCGCCGCGCTGCGGCTGGTCTCCGACACGACGGTGGAGTTCCTGCGCTGGTCGCTCTACGGGGACGCGGCCGCCAAGGGCCGCATCCCCACGGACGCGGCCCGCGACGGCCTGGCCACGCTCGACAACCACCTCTGA
- a CDS encoding nucleotidyltransferase domain-containing protein — translation MGEEFGGDGGWGGLSGLARRQVAGIGEVVDVAAAAGIPVWLRGGWAMDFHLGEVTRPHVDVDWYCWRADRARLAALLADRGWRPDPRMPVETQLDVLREDVEMSFAYLGRDAAGRVTVSGGAWEGTLLPVGLLDGPAGRIGALVAPVITVAAQIEFKEMYPIWMPGRPRRPKDADDLARLRTSLATPAPFATDPS, via the coding sequence ATGGGCGAGGAGTTCGGCGGGGACGGGGGTTGGGGCGGGTTGAGCGGGTTGGCGAGACGGCAGGTGGCAGGCATCGGCGAGGTGGTCGACGTCGCCGCCGCGGCCGGCATCCCTGTCTGGCTGCGCGGCGGCTGGGCGATGGACTTCCATCTCGGCGAGGTGACCCGGCCGCACGTCGACGTCGACTGGTACTGCTGGCGGGCCGACAGGGCACGCCTCGCCGCCCTGCTCGCCGACCGGGGTTGGCGGCCCGACCCGCGGATGCCGGTGGAGACCCAACTCGACGTGCTCCGTGAGGACGTCGAGATGAGCTTCGCCTACCTCGGTCGGGACGCGGCCGGCCGGGTGACGGTCAGCGGCGGCGCGTGGGAGGGGACGCTGCTGCCGGTGGGCCTGCTGGACGGCCCGGCCGGCCGGATCGGCGCACTCGTCGCGCCGGTGATCACGGTCGCCGCCCAGATCGAGTTCAAGGAGATGTACCCGATCTGGATGCCGGGCCGCCCCCGCCGTCCGAAGGACGCGGACGACCTCGCGCGGCTACGCACGTCCCTCGCCACCCCGGCCCCTTTCGCCACCGACCCGTCTTGA
- a CDS encoding alpha/beta hydrolase family protein: MGAKRLVAVLLTALLAGCAPATAATGEQAPPRRAPEGTYAVGVRTFTLDPASARPLPVTVWYPTRDGAVPPGRFPVVIYSHGLDSLPELHAGLTTRWAAAGFVVAAPAYPHTRRGAARFTRADVRHQPADGWRLIRHLVRLDSRRGDPLMGHLDVGRFAAAGHSAGGFTTAGMFTSGRSPRLRAGVIIAGGGLAGSFAGPAAPLLFVHGTADPIVPVTVGRAAYARTTGPAAFLSVLDQGHGEYLTPGRPGFAQVLATTLDFLRWTLYGDPDAARRLPSDATAPTPGLTHYTARQTP, from the coding sequence GTGGGGGCGAAGCGGCTGGTGGCCGTGCTTTTGACGGCGCTGCTCGCCGGCTGCGCCCCGGCCACCGCGGCCACCGGGGAGCAGGCTCCGCCGCGCCGCGCGCCCGAGGGAACGTACGCCGTCGGCGTGCGTACGTTCACCCTGGACCCGGCCTCGGCGCGGCCACTCCCGGTGACCGTGTGGTATCCGACGCGAGACGGTGCGGTGCCGCCCGGTCGGTTCCCGGTGGTGATCTACAGCCACGGGCTGGACAGCCTTCCGGAGCTGCACGCCGGGTTGACCACCCGGTGGGCGGCCGCGGGCTTCGTCGTGGCCGCGCCGGCCTATCCACACACCCGCCGCGGTGCGGCCCGGTTCACCCGGGCGGACGTACGCCACCAGCCGGCCGACGGCTGGCGGCTCATCCGGCACCTCGTCCGGCTGGATTCGCGCCGCGGCGACCCGCTCATGGGGCACCTCGACGTCGGCCGGTTCGCCGCGGCCGGCCACTCGGCGGGCGGCTTCACCACGGCCGGGATGTTCACCTCCGGGCGCTCGCCACGGCTGCGCGCCGGTGTGATCATCGCCGGTGGCGGACTCGCCGGCAGCTTCGCCGGGCCGGCCGCCCCGCTGCTCTTCGTCCACGGGACGGCCGACCCGATCGTGCCGGTGACGGTCGGCCGCGCCGCGTACGCCCGCACGACCGGTCCCGCCGCGTTCCTCAGCGTGCTCGACCAGGGCCACGGCGAGTACCTGACCCCGGGACGGCCGGGCTTCGCCCAGGTCCTCGCCACCACCCTGGACTTCCTCCGCTGGACGCTCTACGGCGACCCGGACGCCGCCCGCCGCCTCCCGTCCGACGCGACCGCCCCCACCCCCGGCCTCACCCACTACACCGCCCGCCAAACCCCGTAA
- a CDS encoding acetate/propionate family kinase, producing the protein MSRVLVLNCGSSSVKYRLYDGDEVRDKGTVERIGEPGGGPADHETAVRQILGTLDLSGLSAVGHRVVHGGKRFGEPVLIDDEVLDAIHDLVPLAPLHNPPNLAGIEVAREALPGVPQVAVFDTAFHRTLPEAAATYAIERDTAERYGVRRYGFHGTSHAYVSRRTADLLDRPYDELNTITLHLGNGASACAVAGGRSVATSMGMSPLEGLVMGTRSGDLDPTVIFHLRREGGLSVDDIDNLLNHRSGLLGLAGVNDMREVLARRAAGDPAAALAFDVYCRRLTGYVGAYYALLGRVDAVTFTAGVGEHAAPVRAAALAGLDRLGIAVDPARNEGQGDRVISPEGAEVTVCVIATDEEREIARAARRVAAEQG; encoded by the coding sequence ATGAGCCGGGTGCTGGTGCTCAACTGCGGGTCGTCGTCGGTCAAGTACCGGCTCTACGACGGCGACGAGGTCCGCGACAAGGGCACCGTCGAGCGGATCGGCGAGCCGGGTGGCGGTCCGGCCGACCACGAGACGGCGGTCCGGCAGATCCTCGGCACGCTGGACCTGTCCGGGCTGTCCGCCGTGGGGCACCGGGTCGTGCACGGCGGCAAGCGGTTCGGTGAGCCGGTGCTGATCGACGACGAGGTGCTCGACGCGATCCACGACCTCGTCCCGTTGGCGCCGCTGCACAACCCGCCCAACCTGGCCGGCATCGAGGTCGCCCGGGAGGCGCTCCCCGGGGTGCCGCAGGTCGCGGTCTTCGACACCGCGTTCCACCGGACCCTGCCCGAGGCCGCCGCGACGTACGCCATCGAGCGCGACACCGCCGAGCGGTACGGCGTCCGCCGGTACGGCTTCCACGGCACCTCGCACGCGTACGTGTCGCGGCGCACGGCGGATCTGCTCGACCGGCCGTACGACGAACTGAACACGATCACCCTGCACCTGGGCAACGGCGCGAGCGCGTGCGCGGTGGCCGGCGGCCGGAGCGTGGCCACGTCGATGGGCATGTCCCCGCTGGAGGGTCTGGTCATGGGCACCCGCAGCGGTGATCTCGACCCGACCGTCATCTTCCACCTGCGCCGCGAGGGCGGGCTGTCCGTGGACGACATCGACAACCTGCTCAACCACCGCAGCGGCCTGCTCGGGCTGGCCGGCGTCAACGACATGCGGGAGGTGCTGGCCCGGCGGGCGGCCGGTGACCCGGCGGCGGCGCTCGCCTTCGACGTCTACTGCCGTCGCCTCACCGGCTACGTCGGGGCGTACTACGCCCTGCTCGGTCGCGTCGACGCGGTGACCTTCACCGCCGGGGTCGGCGAGCACGCCGCGCCGGTGCGGGCCGCCGCCCTGGCCGGGCTCGACCGGCTCGGCATCGCCGTCGACCCGGCGCGCAACGAGGGCCAGGGTGACCGGGTGATCTCGCCGGAGGGCGCCGAGGTCACGGTGTGCGTGATCGCCACCGACGAGGAGCGCGAGATCGCCCGTGCCGCCCGACGGGTGGCCGCCGAGCAGGGCTGA
- the pta gene encoding phosphate acetyltransferase, whose product MARSVYLTSVGSGGGKSTIALGLAELLSRQVGRIGVFRPLIAGTGPDPILALLRDRYRIDLPPADLAGATYAEATALVSDGRREELISRVVERYRAVERQCAAMVVVGSDFDDTGDPARPRELAFNARLATEFGSVVVPVVDGFGQEPAAIAAAARGAYHDLADLGATVLAVIANRVPGPMTLPDLPVPAYAIPEVPTVSAPTVAEVATALDATLLAGDESALSRDVLAYVVGAAHVPILLDHLTPGALVITPGDRADLLVAASAAHVAGQVSLAGLVLTLGEQPDPRVMRLVEELNTGLAVLSVETDSYDTVAASSRIEGRPSPGNPRKVEAALGTFERHVDTDDLARRLRVSRATRVTPLMFENELIDRARTRRRHLVLPEGGEERVLRAAEVLLRRGVAELTLLGRPDDIARRARELGVDVDDAHVVDPLTSDWRDDFAAEYARLRAHRGVTAELAHDIVAQPNYFGTLMVSTGHADGMVSGATHTTAATIRPAFEIIRTVPGVSVASSVFFMLLADRVLVYGDCAVNRDPDAAQLADIAISSADTAARFGIEPRVAMLSYSTGSSGAGEDVEKVAAATALVRERRPDLLVEGPIQYDAAIDPSVAATKLPGSPVAGRATVFIFPDLNTGNNTYKAVQRSAGAVAVGPVMQGLRRPVNDLSRGATVPDIVNTVAITAIQAAAEESS is encoded by the coding sequence GTGGCGCGGAGTGTGTACCTGACCAGCGTCGGGTCGGGCGGGGGCAAGTCGACCATCGCGCTCGGGCTCGCCGAGTTGCTGTCCCGCCAGGTCGGCCGGATCGGCGTGTTCCGCCCGCTGATCGCCGGCACCGGTCCGGACCCGATCCTCGCCCTCCTCCGCGACCGCTACCGGATCGACCTTCCGCCGGCCGACCTCGCCGGAGCCACGTACGCCGAGGCGACCGCCCTGGTCTCCGACGGCCGCCGGGAAGAACTGATCTCCCGCGTCGTGGAGCGCTACCGGGCCGTGGAACGGCAGTGCGCGGCGATGGTCGTGGTGGGCAGCGACTTCGACGACACCGGTGACCCGGCCCGGCCCCGTGAGCTGGCGTTCAACGCCCGCCTGGCCACCGAGTTCGGCAGCGTCGTGGTGCCCGTGGTCGACGGCTTCGGGCAGGAACCGGCCGCCATCGCGGCGGCGGCCCGCGGCGCGTACCACGACCTGGCCGACCTCGGCGCGACCGTGCTCGCGGTGATCGCCAACCGGGTCCCCGGGCCGATGACGCTGCCCGACCTGCCCGTCCCGGCGTACGCCATCCCGGAGGTGCCGACCGTGTCGGCGCCGACGGTGGCCGAGGTGGCGACGGCGCTGGACGCGACCCTGCTCGCCGGCGACGAGAGCGCGCTCAGCCGCGACGTCCTCGCCTACGTGGTGGGCGCGGCCCACGTGCCGATCCTGCTCGACCACCTCACTCCGGGCGCCCTGGTGATCACGCCGGGCGACCGCGCCGACCTGCTGGTGGCGGCGAGCGCCGCACACGTGGCCGGGCAGGTCTCCCTGGCCGGGCTGGTGCTCACCCTCGGCGAACAACCCGACCCGCGGGTGATGCGGCTGGTCGAGGAGCTGAACACCGGCCTCGCGGTGCTCTCCGTCGAGACGGACAGCTACGACACGGTGGCCGCGTCCAGCCGGATCGAGGGCCGGCCCAGCCCCGGCAACCCGCGCAAGGTGGAGGCCGCCCTCGGCACCTTCGAACGCCACGTCGACACCGACGACCTGGCCCGCCGGCTGCGGGTCAGCCGGGCCACCCGGGTCACCCCGCTGATGTTCGAGAACGAGCTGATCGACCGGGCCCGGACGCGGCGCCGGCACCTCGTGCTGCCGGAGGGCGGTGAGGAACGCGTCCTGCGCGCGGCGGAGGTGCTGCTGCGCCGCGGCGTCGCCGAGCTGACCCTGCTCGGTCGGCCGGACGACATCGCCCGGCGAGCCCGGGAGCTGGGCGTCGACGTCGACGACGCGCACGTGGTGGACCCGCTCACCAGCGACTGGCGGGACGACTTCGCCGCGGAGTACGCCCGGCTGCGCGCCCACCGGGGCGTCACCGCCGAGCTGGCGCACGACATCGTGGCGCAGCCCAACTACTTCGGCACGTTGATGGTCAGCACGGGGCACGCCGACGGCATGGTCTCCGGGGCGACGCACACCACCGCGGCCACCATCCGCCCGGCCTTCGAGATCATCCGTACGGTGCCCGGTGTCTCCGTCGCCTCCAGCGTCTTCTTCATGCTGCTCGCCGACCGGGTCCTGGTCTACGGCGACTGCGCGGTCAACCGCGATCCGGACGCCGCCCAGCTCGCCGACATCGCGATCTCGTCGGCCGACACCGCCGCCCGGTTCGGCATCGAGCCGCGCGTGGCGATGCTGTCGTACTCGACCGGCAGCTCCGGCGCCGGGGAGGACGTGGAGAAGGTCGCGGCGGCCACCGCGCTGGTCCGGGAGCGCCGGCCCGACCTGCTGGTCGAGGGACCGATCCAGTACGACGCCGCGATCGACCCGTCCGTCGCCGCCACGAAGCTACCCGGCAGCCCCGTCGCCGGACGCGCGACGGTGTTCATCTTCCCGGACCTCAACACCGGCAACAACACGTACAAGGCGGTGCAGCGCTCCGCCGGGGCGGTCGCGGTCGGCCCGGTCATGCAGGGCCTACGGCGGCCGGTCAACGACCTGTCCCGGGGAGCCACCGTGCCCGACATCGTCAACACGGTGGCGATCACCGCGATCCAGGCCGCCGCGGAGGAGTCGTCATGA
- a CDS encoding DUF6104 family protein, with protein sequence MYFTDRGIEELVERRGDEQITVEWLAERLRDFVDLNPEFETPIERLATYLARLDDEDDD encoded by the coding sequence ATGTACTTCACCGACCGCGGCATCGAGGAACTGGTCGAGCGCCGGGGCGACGAGCAGATCACCGTCGAGTGGCTCGCCGAGCGCCTGCGCGACTTCGTCGACCTGAACCCGGAGTTCGAGACCCCCATCGAACGCCTGGCCACCTACCTGGCCCGCCTCGACGACGAAGACGACGACTGA